TGGTGCTCTCTTTGGCGCCGGCACGGCGATCCGGCTCATCTCCGGCCCGGTGCTCGGGCGCCTGGCGGACCTGACTCAGGCCCTTCGAGGAGTCCTCGCGATGTGCACGGTCCTCGCGGCAGTGTTGGCCGTGGGGTTGCTACGAATGGCTGGCGCCCACGCGCTCTTCGCGATCAGTGTCCTGCAGGCGGCCGTGCTGGCGCCGATCACCACGCTCGCCGACGCGCTGGCGGTGGGCGCAGGCGGGTCAAGGCCGGTGGGCGCGCGGTTCGAGTACGGCTGGGTGCGCGGCACGGGATCCGGCGCGTTCATCGTCGGCACGCTCGTGAGCGGACAAGTCGTCGGGGCCTGGGGCCTCGGCTCGATCCTGGTGCTGCACGCGTCTCTGCTAACCCTCGCCGGCGTCATGGCGCCGATCGTGCCAGCTCTCCCGCGGCCGAATCGCGTGGCGGCCAGGAGCGACCCGGCGCCGCGCGAGGGTATCGTCGGGTTGTTACGTGTCGCCGGCTTTCGTCGGGTCATCCTCGTCGCCACTCTCGTGCTCGGCAGCCACGCCATGCACGACACGTTCGCGGTCATCCGCTGGAGCGCGGCGGGCGTCAATCCGGCCACGGTGAGCGTGCTGTGGTCGGAGTCGGTCGCCGCGGAGGTCGTGGTCTTCTTTCTCATTGGTCCTTGGCTGGTGAGGCGGCTCGGCGCCGGGGGCGTCATGGCGCTGGCGGCGACGGCCGGGCTTGTCCGCTGGGTCGTCGCCGCGTCGACAACCGACGTGACGGCGCTTGCTCTCGTCCAGCCGCTCCACGGGCTCACCTTCGCAGCGCTGCACCTGGCCTGCATGCGCGTCATCCCCGCCGTCGTCCCGCCCGGTCTGGCCGCAACCGCGCAGGCGACATACGCGCTGGGGCCGGCCGCCGCAACCGCGGTCCTCACGCTGGCGTCCGGCCACCTGTATGCGCGCCTCGGCGGTCGGGCATTTCTGGCGATGGCGCTGCTGTGCGCCGCCGCGGCGCCACTGGCGCTCATGTCGCGCGCCGGTTGGGCCGCCGACGAGTGGTCGGGATCGGCGGTGGATCCCCCTTCAGGCGATCAGCGCACGATCAGGCCTTGAGGCTCCGTGCCCGCCTTGATCCGGCTCGCTAGCGCCAGCTTCGCGATGTCGATCACGGCGACCTCGTTCGTCCCGCGCACTGCAATGAAGGCGCTTCGGCCGTCCCGGCTGAACCCGATGTTGGAGCCGCCCCGGCCGATCGTCAGGCGCTTCACTTCCAGGAAGGTTCGTGCGTCGAAGATCTGCGCGAAAGTGTCCTGGCCGTTTGTGACGAGCGAGTAGCGTCGATCCGGCGTCCACGCATTGGTCACGGGTTGCTTGCCAGTCAACTGCGTCGCGAGCACCGACAGATCGGAGGCGTCGAGGACGACGTTCGTGTTAGCCTCGGCGGTCTGCACCCATACCTCCTTTCCGTCGGGAGACACGCGCAACATGTGCGGCCTGCTCCGGGCCGGGAACGAGATGGTCTTGACCAGTTTTCGGCTGACCATGTCGATCTTCGAGACCGTGTCCGCCTCGCGCTCCGGGGTGAAGCCGAACCGACCGTCCGGCGTGAGGTGAAGGTCTCAGGGAAACGCGCCCGTCTGAAGCGTCCCGTCCACGGTCGCATGCTCGAGATCGAGGAAGGCGATGAGGTTGTCACCGGCGACGTTGACGGCAGCCTTCTTCTTGTCGGGCAGCACCACCAGGCTGTGGCCTGGCCCCTTGCCGAGCCCGGCGATCGTCTTGGTGACGGCCACTTGCTTCGGATCGATGGCGATGGCCTGGACTTGATCATTGGGAAAGTCGTAGGTCCAGATCCGTGACCCGTCCCAGTACGTCTGCTCGTTGGACAACCAGCGCACCGCGGCGCCGAGAGGTCGCGTTTCGCGCACCTGGCGGTTGGCGACGTCGATTAGGGTGACATCCTTGGACCCGACATTGAAGACATAGACCGTTTCACGCTCTTCCGCGACGCTGACCGCCCCTGCCGATCGCACAGCGGTCGGAACGCAGGCGGACGCGAGCAGTCCGAGCGCGACCGTGCTTGCCCCCTTGAGGACCGTGCGTCGGTCGAGACTCGACGAGAGAAGCCAATCGCCGCCGCCGACGATCACGCCCTTGGCCTCGCCCCGCGAGGCGCAGTCTTCGGGACCTCA
This Candidatus Methylomirabilota bacterium DNA region includes the following protein-coding sequences:
- a CDS encoding MFS transporter; amino-acid sequence: MKQADRPVTHANTLLRFVALYALMYGAFGVSSPFMPAFFEGRGLTAEQLGALFGAGTAIRLISGPVLGRLADLTQALRGVLAMCTVLAAVLAVGLLRMAGAHALFAISVLQAAVLAPITTLADALAVGAGGSRPVGARFEYGWVRGTGSGAFIVGTLVSGQVVGAWGLGSILVLHASLLTLAGVMAPIVPALPRPNRVAARSDPAPREGIVGLLRVAGFRRVILVATLVLGSHAMHDTFAVIRWSAAGVNPATVSVLWSESVAAEVVVFFLIGPWLVRRLGAGGVMALAATAGLVRWVVAASTTDVTALALVQPLHGLTFAALHLACMRVIPAVVPPGLAATAQATYALGPAAATAVLTLASGHLYARLGGRAFLAMALLCAAAAPLALMSRAGWAADEWSGSAVDPPSGDQRTIRP